The genomic DNA TATTTCTTATTAATTACACTTAAAGGGGTGAAACGAATATGACTAAACGTAAATTATCTATTCGTTACGCCATAGTTATACTTTGTTTATGTATCAGTATTTTTATAAGTCTATGTATTGGATCTACAATGTATTCACCTTTAAAAGCACTCAAAGGTATTTTTACGCTTGATGATTTTATACTTAATGAATATCGCATTCCGAGAACGCTATTAGGGCTAGTAGTAGGCAGTAGTTTAGCGATATCAGGAGCAGTAATTCAAGGTGTCGTTAGAAACCCACTCGCTTCACCAGATGTCATTGGTATTACGAAAGGTGCAAGTTTAGCAGCTATCATTGTAATTATGGTATTCCCGTCAGCCCCTTTACTCGTTTTACCTATTGGCTCATTTATAGGGGCATTAGCAATTAGCTTAATTTTGTCATTTTTAATTTCTAAATTTAACATAAAAGGTTCCACACTAGCGCTAATTGGTTTGGCTATTGGCGCAATATGTACAGCAGTAGTACAGTTCTTATTAATACGAAATCCAATGGATGCTAATAATGCATTAGTATGGTTAACAGGAAGTTTATATGGCCATACAATAGAAAATTTTTATTCAATTATACCTTGGTTTATCATTACATTACCTTTAGTGTTAGGCTTTAGTTATCAATTAGATATTTTAAATTTAGGTGACCATATTGCTACAGCGCTTGGCGCGAGAGTACAAAGACTTAAAATGATTCTATTAATATTATCAGTGATGTTAGCAGGTGCATCTATTTCAGTTGTAGGGGGAATTAGTTTCCTA from Staphylococcus taiwanensis includes the following:
- a CDS encoding iron chelate uptake ABC transporter family permease subunit produces the protein MTKRKLSIRYAIVILCLCISIFISLCIGSTMYSPLKALKGIFTLDDFILNEYRIPRTLLGLVVGSSLAISGAVIQGVVRNPLASPDVIGITKGASLAAIIVIMVFPSAPLLVLPIGSFIGALAISLILSFLISKFNIKGSTLALIGLAIGAICTAVVQFLLIRNPMDANNALVWLTGSLYGHTIENFYSIIPWFIITLPLVLGFSYQLDILNLGDHIATALGARVQRLKMILLILSVMLAGASISVVGGISFLGLIAPHIARSIVGQRYFHVVMMSGLIGAILILVSDGLARGIHPPLDIPVGVIIAIIGVPYFLFLLRRI